One genomic segment of Brassica napus cultivar Da-Ae chromosome A3, Da-Ae, whole genome shotgun sequence includes these proteins:
- the LOC106377276 gene encoding calcium sensing receptor, chloroplastic, translated as MAMAEMAMKSSVTTAKLTLPPSSSSCKKRVRQVSVALPTTTSISLLSVFSSPPPEAKAAVSISKDQIVSSLTEVEKTINQVQETGSSVFDATQRVFQVVGDALKPALDTALPIAKQAGEEALKLASPAFSEASKKAQEAMQSSGIDAEPVFNAAKTVTDVAQQTTKAIEDAKPIASSTMETISSADPSVVVVAAGAAFIAYLLIPPVWSAISFNFRGYKGDLTPAQTLDLLCSKNYLMVDIRSEKEKEKAGIPRLPSNAKNSMIAIPLEELPNKVKGIVRNSKRVEAEIAALKISYLKRINKGSNIIIMDSYSDSAKIVAKTLKVLGFKNCWIVTDGFSGGRGWLQSRLGTDSYNFSFAQVLSPSRIIPAASRFGTRSGTKFLPSSD; from the exons ATGGCTATGGCGGAGATGGCAATGAAGTCTTCAGTAACAACTGCAAAACTCactcttcctccttcttcttcgtcttgtAAGAAGAGAGTGAGGCAAGTCTCTGTCGCACTTCCGACAACAACCTCAATCTCTCTGTTATCTGTCTTCTCATCTCCTCCCCCTGAAGCCAAAGCTGCCGTTTCCATTTCCAAGGACCAGATCGTCTCCTCTCTCACTGAA GTGGAGAAGACAATCAACCAAGTTCAAGAAACTGGTTCGAGTGTTTTCGATGCAACGCAGCGTGTTTTCCAAGTGGTAGGAGACGCTCTCAAACCAGCCTTGGACACTGCTTTGCCCATCGCAAAGCAAGCCGGCGAAGAGGCTTTGAAGCTTGCTTCTCCTGCTTTCTCAGAGGCTTCGAAGAAAGCTCAAGAAGCAATGCAAAGCTCTGGTATTGATGCAGAGCCTGTCTTTAATGCTGCAAAG ACAGTAACAGATGTGGCCCAACAGACAACAAAGGCGATTGAAGATGCTAAGCCTATTGCTTCATCGACTATGGAGACGATATCCTCAGCTGATCCTAGTGtcgttgttgttgctgctggtGCTGCCTTTATTGCTTACCTTCTCATCCCTCCTGTTTGGTCTGCAATATCTTTTAACTTCCGTGGTTACAAAG GTGACCTCACACCGGCTCAAACACTTGATCTTCTCTGTTCCAAGAACTACCTAATGGTAGATATAAgatcagagaaagaaaaagaaaaagctgGGATTCCTCGTCTTCCTTCAAATGCTAAGAACAGTATGATCGCCATTCC ATTAGAAGAGCTACCGAACAAAGTAAAAGGAATCGTGAGGAACTCAAAACGTGTTGAAGCAGAAATAGCAGCATTAAAGATATCTTACCTCAAGAGAATCAACAAAGGCTCCAACATCATCATCATGGACTC GTACTCGGACTCAGCTAAAATAGTGGCGAAAACGTTAAAGGTTCTCGGGTTTAAGAACTGCTGGATCGTTACAGATGGATTCTCTGGTGGAAGAGGATGGTTGCAGAGCCGTTTGGGCACTGATTCTTACAACTTCTCGTTCGCACAGGTCTTGTCTCCATCGAGGATTATACCAGCAGCTTCTAGGTTCGGTACTAGATCAGGAACCAAGTTCCTTCCTAGCTCGGACTGA
- the LOC106377274 gene encoding probable acyl-activating enzyme 17, peroxisomal — MAYKSLDSITRSDLKALGISDDVSYKLLRDLQDIISNHSSATPPPERWIEISRRILHPDLPFSFHQMMYYGCYKDYGPDPPAWLPDPKVASLTNVGGLLERRGREFLGDDSYKDPISSFSSFQDFSVSNPEVYWRTILDELNILFSVPPKCVLEKDTSGDNPGGSWLPGAYLNPARSCLSSGSKRRSDDDVVIRWRNEGSDDLAVNNMTLLELRSQVWLAAHALNALDLEEESAIAIDMPMNVESVIIYLAIVLAGHVVVSIADSFSPREISTRLKISKAKAVFTQDEIIRGDKSIPLYRRVVDAEAPLAIVIPARGSFVRMNLRENDLSWNEFLGKAGNMRGVEYIAVEKPAGACTNILFSSGTTGDPKAIPWTNISPLKSAADAWCHLDVHQGDVVAWPTNLGWMMGPWLVYASLINGACMALYNGSPLGPAFAKFVQDAEVTMLGVIPSIVRTWQNSNSTSGYDWSRIRCFGSTGEASNVDEYLWLMSRAHYKPVIEYCGGTEIGGSFVTGSLLQPQSLAAFSTATMGCKLFILGEDGNPLPPEAEGVGELALYPHVFGASSTLLNGNHYNVYFKGMPTFQGQILRRHGDLFERTSKGYYRAHGRADDTMNLGGIKVGSIEIERVCNSVDDSVLETAAIGVPPPSGGPEQLVIAVVLKNPELRNHDMNLLKKSFNSEIQKKLNPLFKVSSVVTLPSLPRTATNKVMRRVLRQQLTQTGLKSKL, encoded by the exons ATGGCGTACAAATCCCTAGATTCAATCACGAGGTCTGATCTCAAAGCTCTAGGGATCTCCGACGATGTATCTTATAAGCTTCTCAGAGATCTCCAAGACATCATCAGTAATCACAGCTCCGCCACGCCGCCGCCTGAGAGGTGGATTGAGATATCTCGACGGATCCTTCACCCTGACCTCCCTTTCTCTTTTCACCAGATGATGTATTACGGCTGCTACAAGGATTACGGACCCGACCCGCCCGCTTGGTTACCCGACCC GAAGGTTGCTTCTTTAACTAACGTTGGCGGTTTGCTAGAAAGGCGTGGGAGAGAGTTCTTAGGTGATGATAGCTATAAGGATCCCATTTCGAGTTTCTCGAGTTTTCAAGACTTCTCTGTATCTAATCCTGAG GTGTACTGGAGAACTATTCTGGATGAGTTGAACATATTGTTTTCTGTACCTCCTAAGTGTGTTTTAGAGAAGGACACGTCTGGAGATAACCCTGGGGGCAGTTGGCTTCCTGGAGCGTATCTGAACCCTGCGAGGAGCTGTTTGAGTAGTGGCTCAAAGAGGAGATCGGACGACGACGTTGTGATCCGATGGCGTAACGAAGGAAGCGATGATCTTGCGGTTAATAACATGACGCTTCTTGAGTTACGGTCACAGGTTTG GTTAGCTGCACATGCTCTTAATGCCTTGGATTTGGAGGAAGAGTCAGCAATCGCGATTGATATGCCAATGAACGTTGAGTCCGTGATCATATACCTTGCCATTGTTTTAGCAGGCCACGTGGTTGTTTCTATAGCTGATAGTTTCTCTCCCCGTGAAATATCGACGCGGCTTAAAATTTCAAAAGCAAAAGCCGTATTTACTCAG GATGAGATCATTCGTGGTGATAAAAGTATTCCCCTTTATAG AAGGGTCGTTGATGCAGAAGCACCCTTGGCAATTGTTATTCCAGCGAGAGGCTCATTCGTCAGAATGAACCTCCGTGAGAATGATTTGTCTTGGAACGAGTTTTTGGGAAAGGCAGGAAACATGAG AGGTGTGGAATATATTGCTGTAGAGAAACCAGCAGGAGCTTGCACGAACATCCTTTTCTCATCAGGAACAACCG GTGATCCAAAGGCTATCCCATGGACCAACATTTCTCCTCTGAAATCTGCTGCTGATGCTTGGTGCCATTTGGATGTTCATCAGGGAGATGTTGTTGCTTGGCCGACCAACCTTGGGTGGATGATGGGTCCGTGGCTCGTTTATGCTTCCTTGATAAATGGGGCTTGCATGGCATTGTACAATGGATCACCTCTTGGTCCTGCCTTTGCCAAATTTGTGCAG GATGCTGAGGTAACAATGCTAGGTGTGATACCAAGCATTGTTCGGACGTGGCAAAACTCAAACTCGACTTCTGGATATGATTGGTCACGAATCCG TTGTTTCGGTTCGACTGGTGAAGCCTCGAATGTAGACGAGTATCTATGGCTGATGAGCAGGGCTCATTACAAACCTGTAATCGAGTATTGTGGAGGAACTGAGATTGGAGGTAGTTTTGTCACTGGTTCTTTGCTCCAGCCTCAGTCCCTGGCTGCTTTTAGCACCGCTACCATGGGTTGCAAGCTTTTCATTCTCGGTGAAGATGGCAATCCTCTT CCTCCAGAGGCAGAAGGAGTAGGAGAACTGGCTCTTTATCCTCACGTGTTTGGAGCCTCAAGCACTCTCCTGAATGGAAATCACTACAACGTTTACTTCAAAGGAATGCCCACCTTCCAAGGACAG ATTTTAAGAAGACACGGAGATTTATTTGAACGGACTTCAAAAGGATACTATCGTGCTCACGGACGTGCTGATGACACAATGAATCTTGGTGGTATAAAG GTCGGTTCTATTGAGATCGAACGAGTCTGTAACTCCGTTGATGACAGCGTCTTGGAGACAGCAGCGATCGGTGTTCCACCTCCCAGTGGAGGTCCTGAGCAACTAGTAATAGCTGTTGTGCTCAAGAACCCTGAGTTACGGAATCATGACATGAACCTCTTGAAAAAGTCCTTCAATTCTGAGATACAAAAGAAACTCAATCCATTGTTCAAG GTATCATCTGTTGTGACTCTGCCTTCCTTGCCGAGAACAGCCACAAATAAGGTTATGAGAAGAGTTTTAAGGCAACAGCTTACTCAGACCGGTCTAAAGTCGAAGCTATGA
- the LOC106377270 gene encoding protein CHAPERONE-LIKE PROTEIN OF POR1, chloroplastic translates to MSSSLLLSGSTVSSSFIAPSKLYLLRNQNQSLSLSRNVSRSFKPLRCSSADSPYGGNVPTFPRTRVWDPYKRLGISPYASEEEIWASRNFLLEQYAGHERSQESIEGAFEKLLMSSFVKRKKTKINLKTRLKKKVEESPPWLKALLDFVEMPPMDTVFRRLFLFAFMGGWSIMNSAEGGPAFQVAVSLAACVYFLNEKTKSLGRACLIGFGALTVGWFCGSLVIPMIPTAFINPTWTLELLTSLVAYVFLFLSCTFLK, encoded by the exons ATGTCGTCGTCTCTTCTTCTCTCAGGCTCTACAGTATCTTCTTCATTCATTGCTCCTTCGAAGct TTATCTCTTACGGAATCAAAATCAATCACTGTCACTATCTCGGAACGTTTCGAGAAGCTTCAAACCCCTTAGGTGCTCCTCCGCTGATTCTCCATACGGAG GCAACGTGCCCACGTTCCCTCGAACCAGGGTCTGGGACCCGTACAAGCGTCTAGGGATAAGCCCCTACGCCTCCGAGGAAGAGATCTGGGCCTCGCGCAACTTCCTCTTGGAGCAGTACGCGGGACACGAGAGGAGCCAAGAGTCTATAGAAGGCGCATTCGAGAAGCTTCTCATGTCTAGTTttgtgaagaggaagaagactaaaATCAACCTCAAGACGAGGTTGAAGAAGAAAGTTGAGGAGTCTCCTCCGTGGCTTAAAGCTCTTCTTGATTTCGTTGAGATGCCTCCCATGGATACTGTTTTCAGAAGACTCTTTCTTTTCGCTTTCATGGGTGGTTGGAGTATCATGAACTCTGCAGAAGGCGGTCCTGCCTTTCAG GTGGCGGTGTCGTTGGCGGCTTGCGTATATTTCCTTAATGAGAAGACGAAGAGCTTGGGGAGAGCTTGCTTAATCGG GTTTGGTGCATTAACAGTCGGGTGGTTCTGCGGTTCGCTAGTCATTCCCATGATTCCGACGGCTTTCATTAACCCGACATGGACCCTGGAGCTTCTAACGTCACTGGTTGCTTatgtgtttttgtttctttcttgtaCTTTCCTCAAGTAG
- the LOC106444270 gene encoding methylthioalkylmalate synthase 1, chloroplastic-like → MIFTTGSTVAVQSVVHFASSFHSPDLTRPYKKPSLFTTCCSSFSKKVGTESSNMCVYIPNKLPDKKYVRVFDTTLRDGEQAPGAALTPPQKLEIARQLAKLRVDIMEVGFPASSEEEFETVKTIAKTVGNEMDEETGYLPVICAVARCKQRDIKAVWEAVKYAKRPTILIFISTSDIHMKYKLKKTGEEVIQMAVSSVRFAKSLGFNEIQFGCEDAGRSEKDFLCKILGEAIKAGATTVNLADTVGINMPQEIGELVSYLKANTPGIDDVVFSIHCHNDLGVATANAIAGVCAGARQVDVTVNGIGERSGNAPLEEVVMALKCGGASTMDGVYTGIDTSQIMATSKMVQEYTGLYVQSHKPIVGANYFAHKSDLNQAGIFKNQGTYSPEDVEVVKSQN, encoded by the exons ATGATCTTCACCACCGGTTCTACAGTGGCCGTCCAGTCAGTTGTACACTTTGCATCTTCCTTTCACTCTCCCGATCTGACCCGTCCATACAAAAAACCGTCCTTGTTCACCACATGTTGCTCCTCTTTTTCCAAAAAGGTTGGGACAGAGAGCAGCAACATGTGCGTGTATATACCGAACAAACTCCCCGACAAAAAGTATGTGCGTGTATTTGACACGACGCTCCGTGACGGGGAACAAGCCCCCGGTGCAGCACTTACTCCACCACAGAAGCTAGAGATTGCCCGGCAGCTCGCCAAACTCCGAGTAGACATCATGGAAGTTGGTTTCCCTGCGTCCTCTGAGGAAGAGTTCGAAACCGTCAAGACCATTGCCAAAACCGTAGGAAACGAG ATGGATGAAGAAACAGGTTACCTCCCAGTTATATGCGCCGTTGCACGATGCAAACAGAGAGACATCAAGGCGGTTTGGGAAGCGGTGAAGTACGCAAAGAGACCGACAATACTCATATTCATATCTACTAGTGACATACACATGAAATATAAGTTGAAAAAGACTGGAGAAGAAGTCATCCAGATGGCAGTGAGTAGTGTTAGGTTTGCTAAGAGCTTAGGCTTCAATGAAATCCAATTCGGCTGCGAAGATGCCGGCAG GTCGGAGAAAGACTTTCTATGCAAGATTCTAGGAGAAGCGATCAAAGCGGGTGCAACCACGGTGAACCTCGCAGACACGGTAGGGATCAACATGCCGCAAGAAATTGGAGAACTTGTGAGCTACCTCAAAGCCAACACTCCTGGGATCGATGATGTTGTCTTCAGCATTCATTGTCACAACGACCTTGGTGTTGCTACCGCTAACGCAATCGCC GGTGTATGTGCGGGAGCAAGACAAGTGGACGTAACGGTAAACGGAATAGGTGAAAGAAGTGGGAATGCACCACTTGAAGAG GTCGTGATGGCTTTAAAATGTGGAGGCGCATCTACGATGGATGGTGTGTACACAGGAATAGACACAAGCCAAATTATGGCTACTAGCAAGATG GTTCAAGAATATACTGGCTTGTATGTTCAATCACATAAGCCCATTGTTGGAGCCAACTATTTTGCTCACAAGAGCGACCTTAACCAG GCTGGAATATTCAAAAATCAGGGTACATATTCACCAGAAGATGTTGAGGTTGTGAAATCTCAAAATTAG